From one Candidatus Rokuibacteriota bacterium genomic stretch:
- a CDS encoding type II toxin-antitoxin system PemK/MazF family toxin: MLSRGQIYFVNLGPTHGREQAGRRPVLVVSADAINRQPLVVTVVVGTEAKNVPRDYPTNVRVTAKETGLPLDTVFLCFQIRSLDPARFYDPKTHRPNLAGTMPPARMGEVERALRLVLSL; encoded by the coding sequence ATGCTTAGCCGCGGCCAGATCTACTTCGTCAACCTCGGTCCGACCCACGGCCGGGAACAGGCCGGGCGTCGACCGGTACTGGTGGTCTCGGCGGACGCCATAAATCGCCAGCCCCTGGTCGTGACGGTGGTCGTGGGCACGGAGGCGAAGAATGTGCCGCGTGACTATCCCACGAACGTCCGCGTGACAGCAAAGGAAACTGGCCTCCCGTTGGACACCGTATTCCTCTGCTTTCAGATTCGCTCCCTGGATCCGGCCCGTTTCTATGACCCGAAAACCCACCGCCCGAACCTCGCCGGGACGATGCCACCGGCCCGCATGGGGGAGGTAGAGAGAGCCCTCAGGTTGGTGCTCAGCCTGTAA